Within the Sulfurospirillum barnesii SES-3 genome, the region AAAAAAGTACCATAACACTTACATGTAAATTGGAAAATTGTGTTTTATCTAACCCAAAAAGTTCCCAGTTTGTAGCGTTTGCCACACGTCCTTTGGGTGCTAAAAAAAGAACAATACCCGTATACGACATGATGAGAAATGAGAAGGAAAGCGAGAGGGAAATAAAGCGACGCAAGCTGTTCATGAGAAACCTCCTAAGAACTCTTATAGCATTATGGCACTTTAGGATTAAAAAAGTATTAACGCTACCTTAAGTCCCTATTGGCTAAAATAGAGCATTATTCAATCTAAAGGAAATATGATTATGAGAGGCTATAAAGTCTTTGCAGGAACAGCAAATCCAGAGTTTGCAAAAAGAGTAGCTAAACATCTTTCTTTGCCTCTTTCGGCAGCTGAAATTAAGCGTTTTAGCGATGGAGAAATCAGTGTTCAAGTGAGTGAAAGTGTACGTGGTAAAGATGTGTTTATTATTCAGTCAACGTGTGCACCTGCTAATATTAACTTGATGGAGTTGTTAATTTTAACAGATGCCCTAAGACGAAGTTCCGCCAACAGCATTACCGCTGTTGTCCCTTACTTTGGATACGCAAGACAAGATAGAAAAGCAGCCCCCCGTGTTCCTATTACAGCCAAACTCGTTGCAAATATGATGCAAACTGCGGGAATTGATCGTGTGGTTACAATTGACTTGCACGCAGGTCAAATTCAAGGCTTTTTTGATATTCCTGTCGATAACCTCTATGGCTCTATCGTTTTTAATGATTATGTGAAAGCTAAAAATCTTAAAAACCCTATTATCGCAAGTCCAGACATTGGTGGCGTAGCACGTGCTAGAAGTTTTGCAAAACTGTTAGGTGTGGATATGGTCATTGTTGATAAGCGTCGTGAAAAAGCTAACGAGTCAGAAGTAATGAATATCATCGGTGATGTAGCAGGCAAAGATGTGATTTTAGTGGACGATATGATTGATACTGCTGGCACCATTGTAAAAGCAGCGGAAGTCTTAAAGAAAAAAGGGGCAACCAGTGTCATGGCATGTTGTACCCATGCAGTCTTAAGTGGACCTGCGTATGAGCGCATTGCAAAAGGTGAGTTGGATGAATTGGTTGTTACCGATACGATTCCTCTTAAAGAGACCAGTGAGAAAATTAAAGTGTTAAGTGTCGCTCCTGTGTTTGCAGAAGTGATTCGCCGTGTGTATCACAATGAAAGCGTGAATGGACTCTTCATCTAATGCAAAAACATATTCGTAACTTCTCAATTATTGCCCATATTGACCATGGTAAAAGTACCTTAGCGGATCGCCTGATTCAAGAGTGTGGGGCGGTGAGTGAGCGTGAAATGACCACGCAGATGATGGACACCATGGACATCGAAAAAGAGCGTGGTATCACCATTAAAGCACAAAGTGTACGTTTGACGTATGTCAAAGAGGGGCAGCCTTATATTCTTAACCTTATTGACACCCCAGGTCACGTGGATTTTTCGTATGAAGTGAGTCGCTCTTTAGCGTCGAGTGATGGCGCACTTTTAGTGGTTGATGCCTCTCAGGGTGTGGAAGCGCAAACCATTGCCAATGTCTACATTGCTCTTGAAAATAATTTAGAAATTATCCCTGTTCTTAACAAAATTGACCTTCCAGCCGCTGATCCTGAGCGTGTGAAAGATGAGATTGAGCATACCATTGGGCTTGATTGTTCGGAGGCGCTCAGCGTGAGTGCCAAAAGTGGTATTGGTATTAGAGAGCTTTTAGATACCCTCGTCGATAAAATCCCTGCTCCAACAGGTGATGAAGATGCCCCTACCAAAGCGCTTATTTACGACAGTTGGTTTGATAATTATTTAGGTGCACTTGCGTTGGTTCGAGTCTACGATGGTTCGATTAAAAAAGGGCAAGAAGTCTATGTTATGGGTACAGGCAAAAAGCATGAAGTCTTAAACCTTATGTACCCGCATCCTTTAGCTATGCAAAAAACCACAGAAATTAAAACAGGTGAAGTGGGTATCGTCGTTTTGGGTCTTAAAAATGTAGGTGATGTTCGTGTGGGTGATACGATTACGGACAATCGCAACAAAACCGCTGAAGCCGTAGGTGGCTTCAAAGAGGTCAAACAGTTTGTTTTTGCAGGGCTCTATCCCATTGAAACCGACAAATTTGAAGAACTTCGAGACGCACTTGATAAGCTCAAACTCAATGATTCTAGCATCTCGTATGAGCCTGAAACGTCTGCTGCCTTAGGTTTTGGTTTTAGGGTTGGATTTTTAGGACTTTTGCATATGGAAGTCATTAAAGAGCGTTTGGAGCGAGAGTTTGACCTTGATTTAATTGCCACAGCACCAACGGTTACCTATAAAGTTAAAACGACCAAAGGAGCTGTGCTAGACATCCAAAACCCAAGCCAGCTGCCTCCTGTGAATGAGTTTGAAGAGATTTCTGAACCGTATGTGAAAGCCACCGTGTTAACACCAACAGAGTTTTTGGGCAATATCATCATTTTGATGAATAACAAACGGGGTATCCAAAAAAAGATGGACTACTTAAGTCCTGAACGTGTGCTTTTGGAGTATGAGATTCCCCTCAATGAAATTGTAATGGACTTTTATGACAAACTCAAATCCGTCTCCAAAGGCTACGCAAGCTTTGATTATGAGCCTATTGGGTATCAAGTGGGTGATTTGGTGAAGCTTGATTTACTCGTTGCGGGTGAGCCTGTGGACGCACTTTCCATCATTGTACCACGCGTAAGTGCGCAAAGTAGAGGTCGTGATTTTGTTAAAGCGATGAAAGAAATCGTTCCACGACAACTGTTTGAAGTGGCGATTCAAGCAAGCATTGGCACCAAAGTTATCGCACGTGAAACCGTTAAATCCATGGGTAAAAACGTCACTGCTAAATGCTACGGTGGCGATATTACAAGGAAGCGCAAACTCTTAGAAAAACAAAAAGAGGGAAAGAAGCGTATGAAATCCATCGGTAAAGTACAGCTCCCGCAAGAAGCCTTTTTAACCATTCTTAAAATCGACTAATTATTACATGTAATGCGTTGCCATCTTTGTTCAAATCTAAGTTGGCAACTGCTTTGCAAAAATTGCTTACAGACAATTTTAGCCCCAACGCCTGCTTTTAGAATTTTAGAGAACGGGCTTAAAGTCTACTCGTTTTATAGCTATAGCGACATAGCACCACTGCTTCATACCAAACACACTTATGTAGGTGCGAAAATCTTCGCTCAATTAGGAAAGCACACTTT harbors:
- the lepA gene encoding translation elongation factor 4, whose product is MQKHIRNFSIIAHIDHGKSTLADRLIQECGAVSEREMTTQMMDTMDIEKERGITIKAQSVRLTYVKEGQPYILNLIDTPGHVDFSYEVSRSLASSDGALLVVDASQGVEAQTIANVYIALENNLEIIPVLNKIDLPAADPERVKDEIEHTIGLDCSEALSVSAKSGIGIRELLDTLVDKIPAPTGDEDAPTKALIYDSWFDNYLGALALVRVYDGSIKKGQEVYVMGTGKKHEVLNLMYPHPLAMQKTTEIKTGEVGIVVLGLKNVGDVRVGDTITDNRNKTAEAVGGFKEVKQFVFAGLYPIETDKFEELRDALDKLKLNDSSISYEPETSAALGFGFRVGFLGLLHMEVIKERLEREFDLDLIATAPTVTYKVKTTKGAVLDIQNPSQLPPVNEFEEISEPYVKATVLTPTEFLGNIIILMNNKRGIQKKMDYLSPERVLLEYEIPLNEIVMDFYDKLKSVSKGYASFDYEPIGYQVGDLVKLDLLVAGEPVDALSIIVPRVSAQSRGRDFVKAMKEIVPRQLFEVAIQASIGTKVIARETVKSMGKNVTAKCYGGDITRKRKLLEKQKEGKKRMKSIGKVQLPQEAFLTILKID
- a CDS encoding ribose-phosphate pyrophosphokinase; this encodes MRGYKVFAGTANPEFAKRVAKHLSLPLSAAEIKRFSDGEISVQVSESVRGKDVFIIQSTCAPANINLMELLILTDALRRSSANSITAVVPYFGYARQDRKAAPRVPITAKLVANMMQTAGIDRVVTIDLHAGQIQGFFDIPVDNLYGSIVFNDYVKAKNLKNPIIASPDIGGVARARSFAKLLGVDMVIVDKRREKANESEVMNIIGDVAGKDVILVDDMIDTAGTIVKAAEVLKKKGATSVMACCTHAVLSGPAYERIAKGELDELVVTDTIPLKETSEKIKVLSVAPVFAEVIRRVYHNESVNGLFI